The sequence AACGATAGTcttttggatattttttttattttttttttaattttttttttttttaaaaaaaatcactattattattattattttttttttttttttttttttttttttttttttaaaaaaaatcattttgttTGCGTGATTCAAAACACACTGCGAAATACATAACATTACGtgtggttttttatttttattatttttatttttttttttatgtatacataaaaaaaaaaataaaataaaataaaaataataataattataataataataaaatgtttaGAATACTATTAAATGGTATTGCAAAAAAACCAAGCCAATTAATTGTTACtagtaatagtggtggtaCTATTTTTGCAAATAgcggtaataataataacaataataacaataataataataataataatggtttatcttttttaaatttatttggaaATAACACCGATAGCCAATCCAATAATActacaataaataattttaaaaatgcaTATAGAAATTTCTATAAACTTCATTATTCcacattaaataaaaagtcatcatcatcatcatcaaattctaAACAAACATCACAAACTAGCAACGATAGCAACAagaataatagtagtagtagtagtggtaataataaaaataataaaaataaaaagaattatacagtaagaataataaataattttgaagtaaagaaaattacaaaacaaattgaattggaaccatttaatattgaaaattatcaaaaactaTCAGAATTATTAGGAGCAAGAGATGTTGCAATCGTTAATGGTAGAGAGATTGGACAATTGGAAATATTTTTAGagatattaaatattgagcCAAAACAAGCCTTCATTCATTACTTTTTATATAGTTGGTTGAAAGATATTGAAGAGTGTGACGACGATTACGTATTGACATTACTAGACGGTACAACAAAATTCACATTGAAGGAGTTGTTGATTAAAGAGATTGAAATCAGTCCATCATTTACACCACCctatattaaattaacaaattaTCAATCGACAATGTTACAAGATAGAATTGTGCTACCAATATTAATGAATGATAATAGATTCCAATGGGTTGGTTTAAACAAGTTGGAATTGTTTTTAAAGGTTTTAGATATGGAGCCAGGTAATTTAGTAGCCAATCATAATTTAGCAACCTTTTTATTAGTTAACAACCTTGGTgaaattcaaatgatgaatGGTGATAAACTTTCaacatttgaaatttgtaaaaacaattatcagttaaataaaaatacaacacCATTCTCTTCAATCTATTTATCTGAACAACCTGAAATTACACCACAACAAtcgattaaaattttaactgaagcaattttacaatttccAAATGAACCaactttatatttaaaattatcaaataaattattaaataattatgatttagttataattgataatggtgatggtgatgatgaaaaatcaataaaattaaatagattACAATTACTTGGTATTGCAATTTCGATACAAGAGCAGTATATAAtcgataatagtaatattcaAACAATTCCAAATAGTTTTGCAGAATCTTATTTTAAACTTGGCTGTTATTTAGAGAATagaaatcaatcaattaaatcagtagatagtaatggtaatttcaattgttcATGGAATataatatcatcatttaCAAGAGCATTAGAAATTAATCCAAATCATTTAGaatgtaaaaaattattaattcaatcgATTGATAATAAAGAGGTTGTATTAATTGGTTCAAAATCTTACTCTAAAttagatttaatttattcaatgATTGAATCTTCAAAACAAAATTCAACCActgattattataaattcattttctcttcattatcaaattattataaagaaattgatcatcaaaaatatttaaaatttaaaaatttattaaataatgaaattggtaaatataaaattatatatatatatattaataataataataataataataatataattttttaatatattaatttttttttttttttttttttttttttttagaaaaaagaaaattaaaacttataagattaataaaccaatatCCATTCTATAGtgaatattatcatttattatatCAAGAAATGAATAAAGATGAAAGtgtattattaaaaggtaaaaccaacaacaataacaataacaatagcaataacaacaacagcaataataaaaacaataataaaaataacaatcaaGTAACAATGAATAGAATAgatgtattattaaaatcaattgaattagaTCCAAATAGACCAATgttatattatcaattatcagAGGAATTAGATGATGATTTATCAACTATAACATTATTAGATGGTGTATCGGTGATGAATAAACAAGAATTACTATTGAAAGAGAGTCAAATTAATCCAAACTTTTCAAAGACTTATTACgctttatcaaaattaattcgtgaagataatgaagatgatgttagaaataaaattgaattccTTAGTGTCGCACTATCATTAGATACAAAGTATAGTCCAAACCTTTATTTAGAATTGGGTTTATTAATGAAAAGATATAATATcgattcatttaaatcacaATTATCAAGAAAACAAATGTTTATAAAATCCTTGGAACAAGAGGACCAATGTTTATCCGATTTTTCAAATGCTAAAAACTCATTGGCTTGGTATCATTTAGCTATGGAAATGAATGACCATGAGCTTTGTTTAggtaaaactaaaaaagatATCATCTCTTTGATCGTCAATAAATTAGATCCAAATTTTACCCTTGCTCgtttagaatttttaaagtttgaaattaatggtataattattaaaaatcaaaacaatcaaTTAGATACTGTTACTATGTAATACACCAAAACACTaaccccttttttttaattatctcATTTGAAGATTATAATtacatttttcaaattttaaaattaaaattaaaaataaaaaaaaaaaaaaaaaaaaaaaaaaacaataataataatatcacaatcacaatcacaatcactataattatatttatttatttaaaataataaaacactGGAAACTGACATTCACAAATTTGggtgtcaaaaaaaaaaaaaaattaactattcttatatttaaaagtttttattttatttttttatttataaccAATATATATGCTTATAATCATAATgatttgataattcatttcttaaaaaatgaaataattcatcattatctctaaaaatattattataatttatatatatatgtttaaagatattgatatttataccattttcaatgagatttttaattaaactttttgtgagataatgatgatttaactcaaattgttgttgttgtggttgttgttgattttgagaGATTCTAGAGAGAATAAATTTCCAACCAAAaacatttcttttaaataaattgctAAATTCTTTTTGGCTAATTTTATATAGATTTGTTGGTACAGTTATTGTTacaatatttgaaataatttcattatccaAATTTAAGAATGATTCATTCACCATTTCTAATATCTCTTCATttcttaataaatttgatagagtttttaattgttcatcATACATTggattttgaataatttctggttttttcatttctGGTTGTGGACAATTGaatatatcttttaaaaagtttgttACTAAACTTAAACAATCTTCAACTTtataattatcatcatcattacaaGTTGCaacaaaatcattaaataattcttgATGTTTAGTCATTGTAAAaactgattttaaaatttcaaatcttaaattattactattactattatttttattattattaatataattattaaataatttttcatttttaattgaaattctacctttttgtaattgttgttttaaaattggataCACTATTTTTTGatcatatatatttaataaatattctaATAATTCTGTTCTATCAATATCATAATCTATAATTCTATCTTCAAacaattttgataaaatgtTTGGATAGTGTTgattaaattgtaaaaatgttttaatttcttgtAAATTcaaagttaataaaatttgatcaaATACTTTATCACTAATTGGAAagtatttaaatgatttaatttcgaaattcattttttcttgattgttatttgttgttgtatttctaaataattccaatgataatatatttgaatttgtataATTTGGGAAATTACCAATTCTAAAATTATTTCTATCTAATAATGATTGTATGAATTCCatttgtttgaaaaaaaaatcaacacgGTTAATACAGAGacaaaatgataaatcacTATTTAGATTTTCAACAAGGCCATCAATATAGTTTTCATTAACTGTACCATTTAATTTGCAATGAGATAAATCTGAAATTAATCTCTCCAATAGatcatcaaatgataaaccaccattttctaaaaacaaaacttcaaaagaatatttatccttttgaaaatttttcgGAAAACTTAGATAATTTTGTGAAATTCCACCAAAGGTATTTTCTTCCCATTCATTTCTTTCAAACCCAATTTCATCtgatgaaataatcaaaccACCTCTATTAATAAGGTAGGTACTAAAATgagatgattttaaatttaaatgatagaataaattaaaaaatgaattatcaatagttattaaattatctttgAATAATgagtaataatttataatggTTTCTTTTGAAATTCCTTTGGTTTGAATAAGAGAactatataaattatttaaaataattttaatcattGATCTACCCGTATtgtctttttcatttttaattttttcaattaataaattaataattgaatcaatttcttGGATTTGTTCATTTGATCTTTCTTTAAGTAAAACTTTTGGGTTAACATTGATATATTCTCtttgtttttcaaaaaattctttaaatcttCTTTCCAATGAATACATATTGCAAAGtttgaaatgattaaaaataaattgaacatttaaaaaattacataTCTCTTCTGAACCTTCTAATATGTTTTGgcttaaaaaattaattacacTAAGTGGAcaaatatcaaataaattaccaattattttatttaaattaatccATGACTTTtcatcttgttgttgttgttgttgttgatatgatttaaaatattgaGCAATATTTGAagcaaataaattaaataaatttgaattattaaaaatatttaaatcaataaagaTTTGAATTATATCTATTAGTTGGCTTGGTGAGAATgatttgatattaataattgaataattaattgaagaaCTTGATAATTCTAGAATTTGTGAAATTTCAAGGGTATTACACTCTTTAAAAGCTTTATTTAGTAAATAGGTAAAGCCAAAATagtgatttttatttttaaataaggTTTCTTGAGCATATTTTGCAATTTCTAAACTACCATATTGAATAGTTTTATTACTTTCAGCCATCCTATTAACAAGATAATCATTTTGATTGGAAATACAATTTGAAACCCATGTAAtagtttcaaaatcatttataaaataaacacttccattattgttttcatcatcaacttttcttttatttgaaaaacaaGATAAAACTTGTAATAAAGGGTTCCATTCTTTTGGAAGTTGTTTGATTTGTTGGAATTG comes from Dictyostelium discoideum AX4 chromosome 2 chromosome, whole genome shotgun sequence and encodes:
- a CDS encoding hypothetical protein (Similar to Dictyostelium discoideum (Slime mold). protein-tyrosine phosphatase 3 (EC 3.1.3.48) (Protein-tyrosine-phosphate phosphohydrolase 3)), which translates into the protein MEIVDLTKLALHFNDYYLTNLLINEPFNYCIYPSALEYAIKTLDVQITKLLINSPNTIISNDTKLKSMELALMNENNKFEMVEFLLNNPQLISLPEKSQQLNHQHHPTKKLKQEKPLSLPTNHLINYYKDTLIKNKFTEEMINKINNNININNNKNNINNNNNNNNNNNNNNNNNNNNNNNNNNNNNNNNKLFNENGKLKIENFQNYLIYNDDILNDGFKDIIVKNNELKNFLREYCFKSSSSKIFIWMMNNINPQEIFQNVYIGPDFFKNRIIEDDKFGKIMTPIRFEQFTKVYTSNSLESNLENDINELDRYFINMFYLLDSEDYKTILKSVSPQFQQIKQLPKEWNPLLQVLSCFSNKRKVDDENNNGSVYFINDFETITWVSNCISNQNDYLVNRMAESNKTIQYGSLEIAKYAQETLFKNKNHYFGFTYLLNKAFKECNTLEISQILELSSSSINYSIINIKSFSPSQLIDIIQIFIDLNIFNNSNLFNLFASNIAQYFKSYQQQQQQQDEKSWINLNKIIGNLFDICPLSVINFLSQNILEGSEEICNFLNVQFIFNHFKLCNMYSLERRFKEFFEKQREYINVNPKVLLKERSNEQIQEIDSIINLLIEKIKNEKDNTGRSMIKIILNNLYSSLIQTKGISKETIINYYSLFKDNLITIDNSFFNLFYHLNLKSSHFSTYLINRGGLIISSDEIGFERNEWEENTFGGISQNYLSFPKNFQKDKYSFEVLFLENGGLSFDDLLERLISDLSHCKLNGTVNENYIDGLVENLNSDLSFCLCINRVDFFFKQMEFIQSLLDRNNFRIGNFPNYTNSNILSLELFRNTTTNNNQEKMNFEIKSFKYFPISDKVFDQILLTLNLQEIKTFLQFNQHYPNILSKLFEDRIIDYDIDRTELLEYLLNIYDQKIVYPILKQQLQKGRISIKNEKLFNNYINNNKNNSNSNNLRFEILKSVFTMTKHQELFNDFVATCNDDDNYKVEDCLSLVTNFLKDIFNCPQPEMKKPEIIQNPMYDEQLKTLSNLLRNEEILEMVNESFLNLDNEIISNIVTITVPTNLYKISQKEFSNLFKRNVFGWKFILSRISQNQQQPQQQQFELNHHYLTKSLIKNLIENDNDELFHFLRNELSNHYDYKHIYCDCDCDCDIIIIVFFFFFFFFYF